The Syntrophorhabdales bacterium genomic interval AAAGCAGGGCGCTTGTTGACCTTATATCTTTTGCACGTTTGCCGCAGCAGGTCCCTTTTTGCCATCCACGATGTCGAATTTGACCGCCTGGCCCTCGGCCAGAGACTTAAAACCCGCTTCCTGAATAGCGGAGTAATGAACGAAAACGTCTCCTCCATCTTCGCTCTGGATGAATCCAAAACCTTTGGACTCGTTGAACCATTTTACAGTTCCTTTTGGCATACTTAAACTACCTCCAACTTTTTTGTTTGAATTTTAATAAATTTAAGGAATACGGAATTGTGTCTACAGAACCTGCAAAGTCCAAGGCTTTTGCGGCGGTCAACAACAGGTACTTCCGAAACCTCTGGATGATATTGTGGCACAAGTGTATTGAAAAGTCAAGAGATAATTGCTAATACATAGCTGAAGCCGAAAGGAAGATCAAGGACCCAATGAAAGTTCCCCGTCTGGACTTGCGCCGCGTGAATTTTACCGTGAACGGCAGAAGAATTCTCAAGTCTCTCTCCTGGACTGTGTGGCCCGAAGAGCATTGGGCGATTCTGGGGCCGAATGGTGCGGGAAAGACCACGCTCCTCAAGATCGTCTGCGGCTACATCTGGCCGAATGACGGAGGCGAGGTCTACAGAAATGGAAAGACAGACCTTGACCTCGGTGATTTGCGAAGGAGTATCGGCTGGGTCACCTCTACGCTCGTCGATGAAATTCCCAGAAGAGAGACGGTCCTCGATACTGTCATCTCAGGCAAATATGCACAGGTTGGCCTTTGGGCCTTTTCCTGGAAGAGGCCGAGCCCAGGTGACACTGAAAAGGCCCGCCGGTATTTGAGCGAAATGGGGTGTGAAAGCCTCGCCGATAGGCAGTTCGGAACTCTGTCGCAGGGTGAACAGCAGAAAATCCTTATCTGCCGGGCACGGATGACGGAGCCCTACCTTACTATCCTGGACGAACCCTGCGCCGGGATGGACCCGGGAGCACGAGAAGTTTTTCTGTCTTCTCTGCGGCGAGTCGCAGGGAATCCTCATCACCCAAGTCTTATCTACGTGACTCATCACGTAGAGGAAATCTTGCCCGTCTTTACAAAGACCTTGATCCTAAAAGACGGCAAGATACTGAAGGCCGGAAATACAAAGGACGTGCTTACAGACCAGCGGATCAGCGAGCTATACGGCATCTCTCTACAGCTTGTCAGAAAAAAGGGGCGATACTGGCCCGTGCCTGCGTGATACCAAGCTGCCGCTGCAAGGCTATCCTTTCATGCCACGACATTCCTTCCAGAACTCAGCCTCAAAGGGCCACTCCTCTTTGCGCCAGGTGATGAGTGAGCGCATGCGTTCTCTGAAAAGCCTTGCTATGGCTTCATACTCGTGCGCCGTTTCTTTGTTCTTCCAGGAAGTGACTAGCTTCTCGCCGAGAGCCAGGGCCTTATTTCTTGTATCTTCAGGAAAATTGTAGCCCTCGACGGTGCTCATGGTGCTCCAGACAGAGCCCACCGGGATACACCCGGTGACCGCAAGGAACTGATTCAGATAATCAACGATAGGTTTCTCATCGCCTCCACCCGAAGTTACCACAGAGGCGCCATACTTTCCTTCGAAACCTATGCAGTGGACGACCCCACAGCAGCGGTCCAGAAAAGCTTTTAGCTGCGCGCTCACATGGGATATGTAATTGGGCGTCGCCAGGACCAACGCGTCTGCCTCCATAATCTTATTCTTGAATTCGTTGAAGTGATCCTTCTGGGGGCAGACCCCGGTCTTGTGACAGACATCGCAGGCCTTGCACGGCTTGACCTCTGAACCTTTGATTAGAATGGTCTCGGTTAATGCTCCCGCAGCCTCAGCGCCCTCGAGCACAATCTCAAGCAATGCATGAGTACTCCCTCTGGTGCCTTTCGGACTGCCAACGATAGCTACAATCTTCATGGTCATCTCTCCTGTCTCAAGATTTTTCTCTACACCTTTATCTATACAATTGCTCTGGCCAGGGCCGCCTTCTCTCATTTCTGTTCAGGCCGCTGTATGAGCTCAAACATAACCCCGCCGAACCGGTCCGTATCGAGATACGCGAAACCGCTGCCATCGGGCCTTCTCATCTCCTGCACCACGTTGAGTCCGAATTTTGTAGCTTCTTCTTCGAACTTACTCAAATCTTTCACCGTAAAGGCAAGATGATGAACACCCTCCCCTTTTCCCTTGAGGAAATCTTCGTGCACTGTCTTGCCATCCATGAGCTCGATCAGTTCCAACGTGACAGGACCAAGTTTCGCAAAGGCCCGCTTGCCGCGGTAACCGCCCTTCTCGCCATAGTAGGTGGCGCCGGGAAAATTGACCTCCATCCTTTCGAACGGTCCTATGCCGAAGACCTCATTGTAGAATTTGACCGCGTCATCAACACTTTTTACCACAATCGCCACCTGGCACAGCGTGGATGCATCAAATGTACTGATTCCGTTGGTGGACATAGAAGCGACCTCCCTTCTTCATGACGAATGCTATTTTTCCTGCCTGCATGATCGGCTCCTTCGTACGCTTCTTTTTTTCTTGTAGCCTTCCAAACTCTCTTCGCTTATGATTTCCGCCACACTACTACCACGCCAGGCACAGACCGTCAAGGAGTTTAACGGAGGTTCGCGAAGGTTGTTTCACGAAGGTTGACTTTTCATTGGGCATTAACAATAATGGTGACACAAGAAGGTTGGTTGCCGCCACATTTGAAAAGGGGGACAAGCAATGAAGGGGTCATTAGTACGGGCATTACAGGGGTTCTGTACAGTTGTGGGTATCATCTGTATGAATACGTATGCTTCAGGAGGTGCTATGGAAGCCGTAGCTGTGAAGAACATCACCCCAATAGGACATCTGGACATCGAAGGCGGCGGCATGGTGGACGTCCAGGGGACACTTGCTGTAATCGGCCACATGGAGCAGCCCTTTGCCACAAGCATTCTCGATGTTTCCGATCCGGCTAAACCGAAGATTCTCTCCAGAATAAAAACGTATCCGGGCACCCATTCGCACAAGGCGCGCCTGTCCGGTAATGTCCTCGTGATAAACGTGGAAAAATATAAGGGCTGGAAAAGCGGCGATAAAGCCGGGCTCGCGTTCTTTGATATATCCGATCCAGCCCGGCCCAAAGAGATCGCGTTCATGGAGATGGGAGGACTGGATACTGAAGGCACCGGCGTGCATCGTTTCAGCCTGGACCGCGAAAAGAAACTCGTGTATGCGAGTGCCAGCGCTAAAGGCTTTCAAGGGAACATAACGATGATCATTGATTTCTCTGATCCTGCGAAACCTAAGGAAGTCGGCAGATGGTGGGCTCCCGGCCAATGGATTGCCG includes:
- a CDS encoding ABC transporter ATP-binding protein codes for the protein MKVPRLDLRRVNFTVNGRRILKSLSWTVWPEEHWAILGPNGAGKTTLLKIVCGYIWPNDGGEVYRNGKTDLDLGDLRRSIGWVTSTLVDEIPRRETVLDTVISGKYAQVGLWAFSWKRPSPGDTEKARRYLSEMGCESLADRQFGTLSQGEQQKILICRARMTEPYLTILDEPCAGMDPGAREVFLSSLRRVAGNPHHPSLIYVTHHVEEILPVFTKTLILKDGKILKAGNTKDVLTDQRISELYGISLQLVRKKGRYWPVPA
- a CDS encoding cold-shock protein, whose protein sequence is MPKGTVKWFNESKGFGFIQSEDGGDVFVHYSAIQEAGFKSLAEGQAVKFDIVDGKKGPAAANVQKI
- a CDS encoding flavodoxin family protein — encoded protein: MKIVAIVGSPKGTRGSTHALLEIVLEGAEAAGALTETILIKGSEVKPCKACDVCHKTGVCPQKDHFNEFKNKIMEADALVLATPNYISHVSAQLKAFLDRCCGVVHCIGFEGKYGASVVTSGGGDEKPIVDYLNQFLAVTGCIPVGSVWSTMSTVEGYNFPEDTRNKALALGEKLVTSWKNKETAHEYEAIARLFRERMRSLITWRKEEWPFEAEFWKECRGMKG
- a CDS encoding VOC family protein; translated protein: MSTNGISTFDASTLCQVAIVVKSVDDAVKFYNEVFGIGPFERMEVNFPGATYYGEKGGYRGKRAFAKLGPVTLELIELMDGKTVHEDFLKGKGEGVHHLAFTVKDLSKFEEEATKFGLNVVQEMRRPDGSGFAYLDTDRFGGVMFELIQRPEQK